The genomic DNA ATTGGTGCGGATGCGGTCACGCCCCGGTGAAAAGCGCGAGAACTGGCTGCTGATCAAGGAGGGTGACGAAATTGCCGCCGAGGATGGCAACGTTCTGCTGGAGAACCATCTGACGAGCGTCAGCACCGGCCGCACCATGGCCGAGATTGCCGATGGGAAGGGCGAACGCAAGAAGCATGTCTGGACCTCAAAGGGGGAGGACAAGGAGGCGAAGGCCGTGACAGTCAAAACATCCAAAACCGCAACGAAGCCCAAGGACAAAGCAGCAAAGCCGGCAAAGGCGAAGCAAGCCATATCGGACGAAACCGTGCTTGGGGTGCGCATCACTCATCCGGATCGCGTCCTGTTTGCTGACCAGGGCATCAGCAAGCTCGATCTCGCCCGCTACTACGCCGTCGTCGCCGATCGCATATTGCCCCATGCCGCCGAGCGTCTCCTGTCGCTCGTGCGTGCGCCGCAGGGCGTGAAGGGTCCGCGCTTCTACCAGAAACATGCGAGCGACGGTTTTCCCGACGAGATCAAGGAAGTCCCCGTCGAGGAAAGCTCCGGCGAAACGGAAAACTACATGTATGTGCGCGACGCCAAGGGGCTGGTCGCTGCGGTCCAGATGGGCACGCTGGAGTTCCATATCTGGGGATCGCATGTCGACAAGCTGGAGATCCCCGATCGACTGGTCTTCGACCTTGATCCTGACGAGGGTCTCGACTTCGAGATGGTCAAGGGTGCGGCCGTGGCCTTGCGCGATGCGCTCGATGAGATCGGGCTGAAATCGGCTCCGATGGTCACGGGCGGCAAGGGCGTCCATGTCATCGTGCCGCTGACGGCCCGCGCCAGCTGGCCGGAAGCCAAGGCCTTCGCCAAGACCTTTGCGCAAGGTTTCGCCGATCGCGAACCGGACCGGTTCATCGCCACCATGTCGAAGGAAAAGCGCAAAGGACGCATCTTCATCGACTGGCTGAGGAATGAGCGCGGCGCGACCGCCATTGCCCCCTACTCGACCCGGGCGCGCGCTGACGGACCGGTGGCGACGCCCATCAACTGGGATGAACTTGCCGATCTCAAGTCGGCCAACAGCTTCCACATCCCGGACATCCTCGAGCGGATCGAAAATGGCGCAGACCCCTGGCAGGATGTGTCCAAGATCAGGCAATCCCTGACCAAGACGATCCTGGGCAAGATCGGCGTGAACGAGGCGGACTAGGCCGCCGACGCCCCGCGCAATCCCTCGATCCACGAACGTAATGCCGTCCCGATCGCGTGCGGATGATCCTCCTGCAGGTAGTGCGCGCCCGCGCCGAGTTTCACCAGGCGGCAATTCGCAAGCTCGTCGGCATAAGCTTCCGCCTCCGCCGGTGAGATGAGCGCACCAGGGTCGCCCGAGAACAATAGCTTGGGATATCCTGAGGCGCGAAGCGTGGCGTGATCTGCCGTACTGATAGCGTAGAACTCAGAAGGCGCGCCCTCGATCGGCAGTTCACGCGGCAGGCGCAGCACGGGGCGGCGGGAAGATGGATCCGGAAACGGTGCCCGATAAGCAGCCATTTCCTCGTCGTTCAGTTGACGCAGGATCGCGTTCGGTACGACCCGTTCGATGAAGACGTTTTCCTCCAGGATCAGCCGCTCGCCGACGCCTTCAGTTCGGAACGCCCTGAACAGTTCGCGGGCCTGAGGCTTTTGATGAAACGCCTCATAAGTTTCAGCCGGCCGGATATATTCCATGAAGGCGAGGCCGAGCACCTTCTCCCGATTGAGTGCGGCAAAGTGGAAGGCAAGCGCCGTTCCCCAATCCTGCGCGACCAGGAAAAGTGGACCGGGAGCGACCTTTTCGATGAAGGCTTCGAGATAGCGGAACTGGTCGAGGAAGGTGTAGTCGATGTCGGGCTTGTCGGATTGGCCATAGCCGATCAGATCCGGTGCAACGCAGCGCCCGACCGGTGTCACATGCGGCAAGATGTTCCGCCAGATATAGGACGACGTCGGGTTGCCGTGGAGAAACAGGACCGTCGGTCCCGTGCCTTTTTCGATATAGGCCATCGACGATCCGAAAATGTCGACGAATGACTTGCCCGCTGCGAATGCCTCTTCACGCATGCTTCCCTCCATCAAACACGGTTGAAAAAACGATCGTCCTGAACGTTGCAAGCGGCGCCGGGCTGCGATCGACCTTCATGCGCAGCATGGCCCCCTGCCAGGCGCTGAGCAGGAAGTCGGCAAGCTCGGCCGCCGAGCCGAGCGGAGCGATTTCGCCCTTCTCCAGCCCTTCGGCGATGCAGGCCTCGAAGGGACCGCGCCAGGTCGCAAAGAGTTTCGACAGATGCGCCCTGAGCCGTTCATTGTCGAAGGAGGCTTCGAGGCTGAGATTGCCGATCATGCAGCCGCGGCTGTAGTCGGCGTCAGCCAGCTTGCCGGTGATGAGGTCGATGTAGCGACGCAACCGGTCGACGGAGCGCACGCTTCTGTCGCCAAGCGCCTCTTCCACGAGGCCCGAGACATAGGCGAAGTAGCGATCGAGCACCTCGATGACGAAGTCTTCCTTGGACGTGAAGTGATTGGTGAAGGACCCAGGACGGGCGCCCGCAGCCTCGACGATGTCGCGTACGCCGGTCCCGGCGTAGCCTGTGTTCCATACGAGCTGATCGCCCGCCTTCAGAAGATTTTCGCGTATCGATTTTCTGGACATGGCGAAATAATACGTACGTACGTATTATTGTCAATGCACTGAATCGAATGCAGTGAAAACGCGCGTCCACCAACGAAAAACGCCCCTGGAAGGGGCGCCGTGTCTCCGTTCGACTGAAGGAGAGCTCTAGCCCGCGCTCTCCTTCGCATGATGGAATTTGTAGGCGAGCGCCTCGGGCAGCCGCCGTGGCCGACCCTGGCCGTTGATCACGGCGATGATCACCTTGGCGGCGATCAGCAACTGCTCGCCGCGGCGGATCTCCTGCTGCAGCACCATCTTGGCGCCGCCGGCCTTCTCGGTGACGGTGGTAATCGTCAGGATGTCATCCATGCGCGCCGGCAGCTTGAAGTCGATCTCCATGCGATGGACGACGAAGACGAGGCCTTCGCTGTCGCCCTCGATCGCCAGCGTTGCCTGCTCGACGCCGAGCAGCCGCAGGAAATCGGTGCGGGCGCGCTCCATGAAATGCAGGTAGCGGGCGTGATAGACGACGCCGGAAAAGTCGGTGTCTTCGTAATAGACGCGCTGGATCAGCTGATGGCCGTTTTCGGTCAGTTCGCCTGCGAGCGAAATCAGGGACATACTTTTCTCCGAAAGAATTTCCCGTTTCCTGTGCAGGAACAAAAAGCCGTTTGCAAGCATTGCAGCCTTGTCACAATCCTATCCTATCACGTGACGGACTTCCTTTGCGATCAGGAGAACGTGCATGAAGATTGCGATTCTCGGCGGCGACGGTTTCGTCGGTTGGCCCACGGCCCTTCATTTGTCCGATGCCGGTCACGACGTTCATATCCTCGACAATCTCTCCCGCCGATGGATCGATACGGAACTGGGCGTGCAATCGCTGACGCCGATGGATTCGATCCAGGAACGCACGCGTATCTGGCATGCCGAAACCGGCCGGCGCATCCATTTCAACCTGATCGATCTCGCCCGCGACTACGAACTCCTGAAGAACTGGCTCGCCGACCATCGCCCTGACGCCATCGTGCATTTTGCCGAACAGCGTGCCGCGCCCTATTCGATGAAGAGCGACCGCCACAAGAACTACACGGTCAACAACAACGTCAACGCCACGCACAATCTTCTGAACGCGCTGGTCGAACTCAGCCTCGACGCCCACCTCGTGCATCTCGGCACCATGGGCGTCTACGGCTACTCCACCATCGGCGCGGCGATCCCCGAGGGCTATCTGCCTGTCGGCATCGAAACGATGGGCGGCGAGACCGTCAGCCAGGAGATCCTCTACCCCTCCAATCCCGGCTCGATCTACCACATGACCAAGTGCCTGGATCAGTTGCTCTTCCAGTTCTATGCCAAGAACGACGGGCTTCGGATCACCGACCTGCACCAGGGCATCGTCTGGGGTACGCATACCGAGCAGACGCGCCGCCACGCCCAGCTCATCAACCGCTTCGACTATGACGGCGACTATGGCACCGTGCTCAATCGTTTCCTCATCCAGGCGGCAATCGGTTATCCGCTGACCGTGCACGGCACCGGCGGCCAGACCCGCGCCTTCATTCACATCCAGGATTCGGTGCGATGCATCGAGCTGGCGCTCACGAACCCACCGGCGCGCGGCAGCCGTGTCGAGATCTTCAACCAGATGACCGAGACCCACCGGGTGCGCGATCTCGCCGAAATGATCGCCTCGATATCGGGGGCCGAGATCGCCCGGTTGCCGAACCCGCGCAAGGAAGCTGCCGAGAACGAACTCGTCGTGCACAACGAGAAATTCCTGAGCCTCGGTCTCAACCCGACGCGGCTGCAGGACGGATTGCTTTCGGAAATCGTCGATGTCGCCAAGAAATTCGCCTATCGTGTCGACAGAACGCGCGTGCCCGCCGTCTCCGCCTGGACCAAGGACATCGCGCCGCTGATCAACCACGACCCAGAGGGCAAGCGGCTGAAATCCGTTTCATGACATCGAACGATCCTTCGGAGGGGCTCCGCCCCTCCTCGCCTCCCCAAGCCGACCATGCCTATGTGACGCTCGTCACCAATGCCGATTATGCGCTTGGCGCCCGCGCACTGGCGCGCTCCATAACACGCACGGGCACGAGGGCCGATATCGTCGTGCTGCACACGGGCGGCGTTTCTGTCGATGTACTGGCGCCGCTTGCCGAATTCGGCTGCCGGCTGGTGGAGACCAACCTTCTGCCGCTTTCCGACGCCTTCAACGCGCGCCACCAGCGCCGGAACGTGCATGATAAGGCGCCCTTCACGAAAGGCCGAAAGCCCGACTTCCACTCGCCGCTCGACAACTTCTGCAAGCTCCGGCTCTGGCAGCTTACCGAATATCGGCGCTGCGTCTTCATCGACGCCGATGCGGTCGTGCTCCGGAACATCGACCGGCTGTTTGCCTATCCGGAATTCTCCGCTGCCCCCAATGTCTACGAAAGCCTTGCGGACTTTCATCGGCTGAATTCCGGCGTCTTCGTCGCCGAACCGTCAATGGCGACCTTCGACAGGATGATCACCCAGCTTGATGCGCCGGACGCCTTCTGGCCGCGCACCGACCAGACCTTCCTGCAAGCCTTCTTCCCGGACTGGCACGGTCTGCCAGTGACGATGAACATGCTGCAATATGTCTGGTTCAACCTGCCCGAACTCTGGGACTGGGGCTCAATCGGCGTGCTGCACTACCAGTATGAAAAGCCCTGGGAGACGGATCATCCGCGCAGGGAGGCCCTGCAGCCGCTTATCGATCTCTGGCATGGCTACCTGACAGGAGACGATATTCCGGACATCGCATCGCTCACCAACCCGGTCCGCCGATGACCCGCGTGCTTGTCTCCGGCGGCACGGGCTTCGTCGGCCGCTTCATCGTCGAGCATCTGCTGCAGGCGGGGTACGAGGTTGTGATCGGCGGTCGCACGCGGGGCCCAAACACCTTCTTCAGCGGGCCTGTTGGTTTCGTGCCCCTGTCGCTCGATCCGACGAGCGATCACAGCGCGGCCTTTGGCAATGTCCAGTGTTTCGTCCATGCCGCCTTCCAGCACATCCCTGGCCGATATCGAGGCGGCGAAGGCGATGATCCCGAGAGCTTCCGCCGCGCCAATCTCGATGGTTCGGTCCGGCTTTTCGAAACGGCACGCGAACAGGGCGTAGGTCGCTGCATCTTCCTGTCGAGCCGCGCCGTCTACGGAACGCACCCAGCAGGCGCCGTGCTGTCGGAGGGATCGACCTGCCATCCCGAGAGCCTCTATGGCGCGCTCAAGCTTGCGGCGGAGCGGCAACTAGAACTGCTGGGCACGGACGACTTCAGGACAGCAAGCCTACGCGTCACCGGCGTCTACGGAGCACCGGGCAACGGGGCGTCGCACAAATGGCAGGCCCTGTTCGACGACTATCTGCAGGGCCGCCCGGTTGCACCGCGGGCCGGCACGGAAGTGCATGGCGACGATGTCGCAGCCGCCGTGCGCCTCGTGCTCGAAGCGGAAACGCGCCGCTTGCCGGTTTCGGTCTTCAACGTCTCCGATATCCTCGTCGACAACAGCATCATTCTGGAAATCGTTCGCCAAATCACCGGTTGTATGAACGACCTGCCCGAACCGGCCGCATTGACCGAATTCAACGCGATGGACTGTGGCCGTCTGCGCGCGCTCGGCTGGACGCCGGGCGGGCTCCCGCGGCTGCACGAGACGATCGAAAAGCTGCTCGGCTGAGACCCTGCGTAGAGCCGTTCTGTGTCGATCAAGGACTCCTTTAAGGAGTATTAATTTACAATTTAATACCCCAGGTTGCCGCCGAAAATCCGAGCTATCTTGGCTGCGCGGAACGGTTCCGGTCCGTGCAAAAAGCTCAACCCTCCCGTCGATCGACGGCGCTTCGAAGGAAATCAATCATGCCTATCGAGACGTTGAATCCTGAAGTCTGGAAGCTTGTCGGCACTTTGAACGGTGAATGGAAAACGAATGGCGGCAAGGATTTCGGCTGGGGCACGGTCAAGACCTCATCGCAAACCTTGACTGCAAACGCCTTGCTTTCGGTCTACAAGCTGATGCGCGGCAACCAGAATCTGACGCGCGACTACTACCTCGTCGTCGGGGATGTCTATCACGGCATCCAGGGTTCGCCGTCCACTCCGTCGTCCAACTGGGTATCGGTCGGCTTTTACGCCAATCACATGAAGCTGCGCCTCGAGACGAACTCGCAGCAGGCGCGGCTCGTAACGTTCGGGCCGAACAGCACCGTCGAGCAAGCGACGATCAGTTTCTCGATCGGCGGCGAACTCAGCGCCGAATACAGCAAGGAAGGCCCGAAGGGCGGCGCCTCGCTCAGCGCCAATGTCGGTGTCAGCTTCACGGCCTCCGAGGTTTCGTTTGCGGCACGCCCCGCAACGCAATCGATCGAGTGGCAGGCGAGATTGCCCCATGTCGGCTGGGTTTCGGCGGGAGTGCCGGCAAATCCCGGTCGCCCGTCCTATGCCGGTTACATCTGGAATGCGGCCGCGATCATCGAGGTCCCGCAAGGCGCGACGCCCAACTTCAAAGGGCGCTTCGAAGTGGACTTCGAGTTCAATTGGACGCGCGGCATTCGCAAGCGGTCGTTCACGCCCGAGATCGATCTCGTCTACCAGTCCCTTACCAGGACGGGCACCAGCGACATCGAGGTTATTCCGCCGCTGCCGACGATACTGGAGACATTGCGCTCCCTCGCCTCTTCGACCGGTCGGGACGGCAAGACCGACACCTTCCTGGCAGCGCTGGAAAACTCTCGTGTGATCGATGCGCTCGGCGACAGCAATCTTGACCAGATCGTCATCGCGCCAACCAACCTGGCCGTCCAGACTTACTTCGACCAGCACCCGCAAATCGCGCTTGAGGCCGTTTCGCCGGCAAACCAGGCCTGGCTCGATAGCTGGGTCGCCGAACGGATCATCAGCACACCGCCCGGCTCTGTTGAACTGGCAACACTCAGTGCGTCGGTAAAGAGCATGAGCGAGGGGGAATGGTACCAGTGCGCGGACGGCCTGCTGCTGGTCACCGACACCTATGAGGTGGCGTCCGGCCTGCGGGGCGCAGTGCGAAGCGGAGCCATCAGGGCCGCCTGACGCACCGTGACAAACGGGCGCCCTGCTCGGCTCAACAGAGCGGGCGGGCGGAAGCAAACAGGCCTGGCGTCGTCTTGATGCCAGGCTCTTTCAGCGCAAGACCGAACGAACCTGGAATTTGTCGCTCAGCCGAGATCGATCACCACGATCTCCGGCGGCATGCCGAAGCGAACCGGCGCAAGCGAGCAGCCGAGACCGCCGGAAACGATCAGATTGCAATCGTTCTCGGTCACATGGCCGTAGGCGTAACGCTCGCCGAAACGCGAGGGCACGACCGGCGCATAGCCGAGAAACCGCACCTGGCCGCCATGGGTATGGCCCGACAGTGTCAGCGCGACACGCGACGGAACACGCGGGAACACATCCGGCTCATGCGCCATGAGGATGACCGGATCGGTATCGCTCACCTGGGCGAGCGTACCATCGAGATCGTCGAGACCGCTCATGCGCTTGCGTTGCCACTTCTTGCCGGGCACCAAGGCAAGCTGATCTTCGAGGCCAGCGATCCAGAAGCCCTGCCCCTCCTTCTCCAGTCTCACCGCCCGGTTGCTATAGACGTTGATGCCGACGTCCTGCAGCGCCTTGTGCCCGAAGGTCGGCCCGCCGCCGTTCTTCTGCGCGGTCCGGTCTTCCCACCAGTCATGATTGCCCATGACCGCGTGGACGCCGAGCGGCGCCTCGAGTGTGGCCAGCGCCTTCGACCATTCGCTGGAATGCACATAGCTGGTGACGAGGTTCATGCCGGCCACATAGTCGCCGAGCAGCAGCGTGATATCGCCGCCAAGGCTGTTGGCCTGCCGGCAGATCGAAGCGATACGGCTTGCCGGCATCCAGGGCTCGCACGCGTGGATGTCGGTGAGCACGACGGCGCGCAGCTTGAGGCCTGGTGTCCAATTGGGTGGCGTCAGTTTGTATCGGGTGACGTTCAGCCGGGCCAGAGGTTCGACGGCAAAGGCGTAGCCGCCCAGTGCCGCCATGCTGACGATACCGCCGCCGATCAGTTTCAACAATCCGCGGCGGCTGATCATCTAGTCGTCGTCCTCTAATGTCAGGCGAAACTGGGTCGCCTCCATCTCCTTGGGGGGATTAAGGCCGATATGTTTCCAGGCATTGGCGGTCAAAATACGGCCGCGCGGCGTGCGTTGGATGAAGCCCTGCTGGATCAGATAGGGCTCGATGATGTCTTCGATCGCATCACGCGGCTCCGAAAGGCCCGCAGCGATGGTCTCGATGCCGACGGGACCGCCGCCAAAGTTCTGCGCGATCATGAAGAGGTAGCGCCGGTCGAGCTGGTCGAGGCCCATATTGTCGACGAGCAGCCGCGTCAGCGCCTCGTCCGCGAGCTCCTTGGTCACGGCTTCGGCACGCGCCACTTCGGCGAAGTCGCGCACCCGGCGCAAC from Ensifer adhaerens includes the following:
- the ybgC gene encoding tol-pal system-associated acyl-CoA thioesterase; this encodes MSLISLAGELTENGHQLIQRVYYEDTDFSGVVYHARYLHFMERARTDFLRLLGVEQATLAIEGDSEGLVFVVHRMEIDFKLPARMDDILTITTVTEKAGGAKMVLQQEIRRGEQLLIAAKVIIAVINGQGRPRRLPEALAYKFHHAKESAG
- a CDS encoding glycosyltransferase — its product is MTSNDPSEGLRPSSPPQADHAYVTLVTNADYALGARALARSITRTGTRADIVVLHTGGVSVDVLAPLAEFGCRLVETNLLPLSDAFNARHQRRNVHDKAPFTKGRKPDFHSPLDNFCKLRLWQLTEYRRCVFIDADAVVLRNIDRLFAYPEFSAAPNVYESLADFHRLNSGVFVAEPSMATFDRMITQLDAPDAFWPRTDQTFLQAFFPDWHGLPVTMNMLQYVWFNLPELWDWGSIGVLHYQYEKPWETDHPRREALQPLIDLWHGYLTGDDIPDIASLTNPVRR
- a CDS encoding haloalkane dehalogenase, which produces MREEAFAAGKSFVDIFGSSMAYIEKGTGPTVLFLHGNPTSSYIWRNILPHVTPVGRCVAPDLIGYGQSDKPDIDYTFLDQFRYLEAFIEKVAPGPLFLVAQDWGTALAFHFAALNREKVLGLAFMEYIRPAETYEAFHQKPQARELFRAFRTEGVGERLILEENVFIERVVPNAILRQLNDEEMAAYRAPFPDPSSRRPVLRLPRELPIEGAPSEFYAISTADHATLRASGYPKLLFSGDPGALISPAEAEAYADELANCRLVKLGAGAHYLQEDHPHAIGTALRSWIEGLRGASAA
- a CDS encoding metallophosphoesterase; translated protein: MISRRGLLKLIGGGIVSMAALGGYAFAVEPLARLNVTRYKLTPPNWTPGLKLRAVVLTDIHACEPWMPASRIASICRQANSLGGDITLLLGDYVAGMNLVTSYVHSSEWSKALATLEAPLGVHAVMGNHDWWEDRTAQKNGGGPTFGHKALQDVGINVYSNRAVRLEKEGQGFWIAGLEDQLALVPGKKWQRKRMSGLDDLDGTLAQVSDTDPVILMAHEPDVFPRVPSRVALTLSGHTHGGQVRFLGYAPVVPSRFGERYAYGHVTENDCNLIVSGGLGCSLAPVRFGMPPEIVVIDLG
- a CDS encoding TetR/AcrR family transcriptional regulator gives rise to the protein MSRKSIRENLLKAGDQLVWNTGYAGTGVRDIVEAAGARPGSFTNHFTSKEDFVIEVLDRYFAYVSGLVEEALGDRSVRSVDRLRRYIDLITGKLADADYSRGCMIGNLSLEASFDNERLRAHLSKLFATWRGPFEACIAEGLEKGEIAPLGSAAELADFLLSAWQGAMLRMKVDRSPAPLATFRTIVFSTVFDGGKHA
- a CDS encoding NAD-dependent epimerase/dehydratase family protein gives rise to the protein MKIAILGGDGFVGWPTALHLSDAGHDVHILDNLSRRWIDTELGVQSLTPMDSIQERTRIWHAETGRRIHFNLIDLARDYELLKNWLADHRPDAIVHFAEQRAAPYSMKSDRHKNYTVNNNVNATHNLLNALVELSLDAHLVHLGTMGVYGYSTIGAAIPEGYLPVGIETMGGETVSQEILYPSNPGSIYHMTKCLDQLLFQFYAKNDGLRITDLHQGIVWGTHTEQTRRHAQLINRFDYDGDYGTVLNRFLIQAAIGYPLTVHGTGGQTRAFIHIQDSVRCIELALTNPPARGSRVEIFNQMTETHRVRDLAEMIASISGAEIARLPNPRKEAAENELVVHNEKFLSLGLNPTRLQDGLLSEIVDVAKKFAYRVDRTRVPAVSAWTKDIAPLINHDPEGKRLKSVS
- the ligD gene encoding non-homologous end-joining DNA ligase, whose protein sequence is MASLRSPLAEYNKRRNFGETREPKGKLGRGRSGRMRFLVQKHDATRLHYDLRLEWDGVLKSWAVTRGPSLNPEDKRLAVRTEDHPLAYGDFEGTIPEKQYGGGTVMLWDSGWWEPENDPDEGLREGKLTFHLHGQRMQGGWALVRMRSRPGEKRENWLLIKEGDEIAAEDGNVLLENHLTSVSTGRTMAEIADGKGERKKHVWTSKGEDKEAKAVTVKTSKTATKPKDKAAKPAKAKQAISDETVLGVRITHPDRVLFADQGISKLDLARYYAVVADRILPHAAERLLSLVRAPQGVKGPRFYQKHASDGFPDEIKEVPVEESSGETENYMYVRDAKGLVAAVQMGTLEFHIWGSHVDKLEIPDRLVFDLDPDEGLDFEMVKGAAVALRDALDEIGLKSAPMVTGGKGVHVIVPLTARASWPEAKAFAKTFAQGFADREPDRFIATMSKEKRKGRIFIDWLRNERGATAIAPYSTRARADGPVATPINWDELADLKSANSFHIPDILERIENGADPWQDVSKIRQSLTKTILGKIGVNEAD
- a CDS encoding NAD-dependent epimerase/dehydratase family protein; protein product: MTRVLVSGGTGFVGRFIVEHLLQAGYEVVIGGRTRGPNTFFSGPVGFVPLSLDPTSDHSAAFGNVQCFVHAAFQHIPGRYRGGEGDDPESFRRANLDGSVRLFETAREQGVGRCIFLSSRAVYGTHPAGAVLSEGSTCHPESLYGALKLAAERQLELLGTDDFRTASLRVTGVYGAPGNGASHKWQALFDDYLQGRPVAPRAGTEVHGDDVAAAVRLVLEAETRRLPVSVFNVSDILVDNSIILEIVRQITGCMNDLPEPAALTEFNAMDCGRLRALGWTPGGLPRLHETIEKLLG